A genomic segment from Actinomyces lilanjuaniae encodes:
- a CDS encoding YagU family protein, whose protein sequence is MPTWITRLLGSTEPSRRRLGVAALVGLIGGTFSALVKFGWEVPFPPRTPGIRSDTNPPQAMLEWFGMSPETSHLTVTFSNNELPIMSFIVHFGFAIVFGLIYCIAAEYFPRIKLWQGAVFGVFVYVGAHVVVMPLLGWAPNPFPWISGAQTWSEHFSEFFGHIVWMWSIEIVRRDLRNRITREPDAEVALEAATR, encoded by the coding sequence ATGCCCACCTGGATCACTCGCCTGCTCGGCTCGACCGAGCCCTCCCGCCGTCGTCTCGGCGTGGCCGCGCTGGTCGGCCTCATCGGCGGCACCTTCTCCGCCCTGGTCAAGTTCGGCTGGGAGGTGCCCTTCCCCCCGCGCACCCCCGGCATCCGCTCGGACACGAACCCGCCTCAGGCCATGCTGGAGTGGTTCGGCATGTCACCGGAGACCTCGCACCTGACGGTGACCTTCTCCAACAACGAGCTGCCGATCATGTCCTTCATCGTGCACTTCGGCTTCGCGATCGTCTTCGGCCTGATCTACTGCATCGCGGCCGAGTACTTCCCCAGGATCAAGCTGTGGCAGGGCGCCGTCTTCGGGGTCTTCGTGTACGTGGGTGCGCACGTGGTCGTCATGCCGCTGCTGGGGTGGGCACCCAACCCCTTCCCCTGGATCAGCGGCGCCCAGACCTGGTCGGAACACTTCTCAGAGTTCTTTGGCCACATCGTGTGGATGTGGTCCATCGAGATCGTGCGCCGCGACCTGCGTAACCGCATCACCCGCGAGCCCGACGCGGAGGTCGCCCTGGAGGCCGCCACCCGCTGA
- a CDS encoding ATP-binding cassette domain-containing protein yields the protein MRENVALGPQARGRLEPRRVEAALQVVGLRDFAEAYPTTLSGGMAQRAALARALVNRPRLFLLDEPFGKLDALTRLTLQDEIASLWASQGFTAVLVTHDVEEALRLSNRVIVLSERPAHVVEDIRVPEGLGSDESAPEFQRLRRHILSLLGR from the coding sequence GTGCGGGAGAACGTCGCCCTGGGACCACAGGCCCGTGGACGCCTGGAGCCGCGGCGAGTCGAGGCGGCGCTGCAGGTGGTGGGGCTGCGCGACTTCGCCGAGGCCTACCCGACCACCCTGTCCGGCGGTATGGCGCAGCGCGCGGCCCTGGCCCGGGCACTGGTCAACCGGCCCCGCCTGTTCCTGCTGGATGAGCCCTTCGGCAAGCTCGACGCCCTCACCCGGCTGACCCTGCAGGATGAGATCGCCTCCCTGTGGGCCTCGCAGGGCTTCACCGCGGTGCTGGTCACCCACGACGTGGAGGAGGCACTGCGCCTGTCCAACCGCGTCATCGTGCTCTCCGAGCGGCCGGCGCACGTGGTGGAGGACATTCGCGTGCCCGAGGGGCTGGGGAGCGACGAGTCCGCCCCCGAGTTCCAGCGGCTGCGCCGCCATATTCTCTCCCTCCTGGGCCGCTGA
- a CDS encoding ATP-binding cassette domain-containing protein encodes MAAPTSSAASAATAPTSTRAGSAGAPAGAGPTPRGARVGLTGVSHRYPLRRDIDHGWVPALMRMVSPVARARHEAEDSRPAQLPVLDRIDLDIAPGEFVSLVGQSGCGKSTILRLLSGLETPSEGASSLTGRP; translated from the coding sequence ATGGCTGCCCCGACGTCCTCTGCTGCTTCTGCCGCTACAGCCCCCACATCAACGCGGGCCGGCTCCGCGGGAGCGCCCGCTGGCGCCGGTCCCACGCCCCGAGGGGCACGGGTGGGCCTGACCGGTGTTAGCCACCGGTACCCGCTGCGTCGCGACATCGACCACGGCTGGGTCCCGGCACTGATGCGGATGGTCTCCCCGGTAGCCCGCGCCCGCCATGAGGCCGAGGACTCCAGGCCCGCGCAGCTGCCGGTGCTGGACCGCATCGACCTGGACATCGCCCCGGGGGAGTTCGTGTCCCTGGTGGGACAGTCAGGCTGCGGCAAGTCCACGATCCTGCGGCTCCTGTCCGGCCTGGAGACTCCTAGTGAGGGGGCGTCGTCGTTGACGGGGAGGCCGTAA
- a CDS encoding ABC transporter permease, which yields MTASPQAAVEAVPAPVGTPTARTASTAPGSSGAGARPARRNRLAGTGLAVWVLYAAVVVLVPDAAGARSADTAALLVLVSAWVLVLAVWTAAAVVRPGAAAEALARRLPWIVFFGAWFTLWQLTTVKTGLLDPPYFVAPEVLIEAFLGDWTLLARCLGSSALLFLTGYAVGSVLGFVTGLLMGWSRRADYWLHPLLQTVGPVPAASLLPLAVLILPTTYVSAAFIVAFGAWFPMATMTRAGVRAVPRSYFDVARTLGAGESFLVRRIAIPAALPDMLTGLFTGLGTSLAALMTAELVGVDQGLAWYINWVKGWADYPRMYVGLAVLIIFCRALMILLFKLRSSLLAWQQNLVRW from the coding sequence ATGACCGCCAGTCCGCAGGCCGCCGTCGAGGCGGTGCCTGCACCGGTCGGCACCCCGACGGCGCGGACTGCCTCCACGGCTCCCGGCTCCTCCGGGGCCGGCGCCCGGCCTGCCCGCCGGAACCGTCTCGCGGGGACGGGGCTGGCTGTCTGGGTCCTGTATGCCGCCGTGGTAGTCCTGGTACCCGATGCCGCCGGGGCGCGCAGCGCGGACACGGCTGCGCTGCTCGTCCTGGTCAGCGCCTGGGTCCTGGTGCTGGCAGTGTGGACGGCCGCGGCCGTGGTGCGCCCGGGAGCCGCTGCTGAGGCGCTTGCCCGTCGGCTGCCCTGGATCGTGTTCTTCGGGGCCTGGTTCACCCTCTGGCAGCTGACCACGGTCAAGACCGGACTGCTCGATCCCCCGTACTTTGTCGCCCCGGAGGTGCTCATCGAGGCCTTCCTCGGCGACTGGACGCTGCTGGCTCGGTGCCTGGGCTCCTCTGCCCTGCTGTTTCTGACTGGCTACGCCGTCGGCTCGGTGCTCGGCTTCGTCACGGGCCTGCTCATGGGCTGGTCGCGGCGGGCCGACTACTGGCTGCACCCGCTTCTGCAGACGGTCGGGCCGGTGCCCGCAGCCTCCCTGCTGCCGCTGGCGGTGCTCATCCTGCCGACCACATACGTCTCGGCCGCCTTCATCGTCGCCTTCGGGGCCTGGTTCCCTATGGCCACCATGACGCGAGCCGGCGTGCGGGCGGTCCCGCGCTCCTACTTCGACGTCGCCCGTACCCTGGGCGCCGGCGAGTCCTTCCTGGTGCGCCGCATCGCCATCCCGGCGGCCCTGCCCGACATGCTCACCGGACTGTTCACCGGCCTGGGCACGAGCCTGGCGGCGCTGATGACCGCGGAGCTGGTAGGTGTTGACCAGGGGCTCGCCTGGTACATCAACTGGGTCAAGGGGTGGGCCGACTACCCGCGCATGTACGTGGGCCTGGCCGTGCTCATCATCTTCTGCCGCGCGTTGATGATTCTGCTGTTCAAACTGCGCTCCTCGCTGCTGGCCTGGCAGCAGAACCTGGTGAGGTGGTAA
- a CDS encoding ABC transporter substrate-binding protein, translated as MPTPDSPTGSDHTPDSPVQEPDPSAPGLDPGDDSGDVTADNAADILAEEEAVQPGDSGSRPSRRRLLAVGGLAAAAVVGVGSWLTLRRTNQGVIGAAEELPLVIGGDICAAPLYAAYHQGYFDDAGLNVTLARTQRTEDTKDALSAGKYIGAPGIFFSWLEPIYNGINAKLTAGFHSGCLQLVVGNDSPASSYADLKGATIGVPSLSSSAFAYFSIGLARAGIDVDPEHGDITWTTIDEDSLGTRLTNGDVDAIMGSDPAPLLPVFDGAARVIESNDEEPFCCAVALNGDFVSRRPDEARALTEAWLKGSDYLAASEANRKEIARIEVDNSYVAADQSLVEQVLETYGWRASATAFREAIEPGIEDFKITGYIDADVDAAELADTVYADLGITR; from the coding sequence ATGCCCACCCCTGACAGCCCTACCGGATCAGATCACACCCCTGACAGCCCCGTCCAGGAGCCCGACCCCAGCGCTCCCGGCCTTGACCCTGGTGACGACTCTGGTGACGTGACCGCCGACAACGCTGCCGACATTCTCGCGGAGGAGGAGGCCGTGCAGCCCGGAGACAGCGGCTCCCGTCCGTCACGCCGCCGGCTGCTGGCCGTCGGCGGGCTTGCTGCTGCAGCCGTCGTCGGCGTGGGCTCCTGGCTCACCCTGCGCCGTACCAACCAGGGCGTCATCGGCGCTGCCGAGGAGCTGCCGCTGGTCATCGGCGGCGACATCTGCGCCGCCCCGCTGTATGCCGCCTACCACCAAGGCTACTTCGATGACGCAGGCCTCAACGTCACCCTGGCCCGCACCCAGCGCACCGAGGACACCAAGGACGCCCTCAGCGCCGGTAAGTACATCGGCGCTCCCGGCATCTTCTTCTCCTGGTTGGAGCCTATCTATAACGGCATCAACGCCAAGCTGACCGCCGGCTTCCACTCCGGCTGCCTCCAGCTCGTGGTCGGCAACGACTCCCCTGCCTCCTCCTACGCCGACCTCAAGGGAGCCACCATCGGGGTCCCGTCCCTGTCCTCATCCGCCTTCGCCTACTTCTCGATCGGACTGGCCAGGGCGGGGATCGACGTCGACCCCGAGCACGGAGACATCACCTGGACCACCATTGATGAGGACTCCCTGGGCACCCGTCTGACCAACGGTGACGTCGACGCCATCATGGGCTCGGACCCGGCGCCGCTGCTGCCCGTCTTCGACGGCGCCGCCCGCGTGATCGAGTCTAACGACGAGGAGCCCTTCTGCTGTGCGGTGGCTCTTAACGGCGACTTCGTCTCCCGTCGACCCGACGAGGCCAGGGCGCTGACCGAGGCATGGCTGAAGGGGTCGGACTACCTGGCCGCCTCCGAGGCGAACCGTAAGGAGATTGCCAGGATCGAGGTTGACAACAGCTATGTGGCCGCCGACCAGTCCCTGGTGGAGCAGGTGCTGGAGACTTACGGCTGGCGCGCCTCGGCGACGGCCTTCCGTGAGGCTATCGAGCCGGGCATCGAGGACTTCAAGATCACCGGCTACATAGACGCCGATGTTGACGCCGCTGAGCTTGCTGACACCGTCTACGCGGACCTGGGGATCACCCGATGA
- a CDS encoding 1,4-dihydroxy-2-naphthoate polyprenyltransferase, which yields MGTDGTGGAGGTGDATSWAEVVRLRTLPAAVAPVVLGSGVAAALGTASPPRCLLAAGVGLALQIGSNLANDYSDGVRGTDNERTGPPRLTASGQVDPRSVKYAALGCFVLAGVLGLVLVALASQWWLLGVGAAAVAAAWFYTGGSRPYGYMGLGEVFVFVFFGLVATAGTVYVQGGSVPGWVWLAACGIGLIACSLLMVNNLRDIATDPRHGKMTLAVRLGERGARRAFVAMVCASVALAVAAVLWARADLSRSGEADTSGGSVWVLLAAVTVLAVVLGAMAARALRPVVGGARGRALVPALRDAGLYELAYGVTLALALVLVAA from the coding sequence ATGGGCACAGACGGCACTGGTGGTGCGGGCGGTACCGGTGACGCGACGAGCTGGGCGGAGGTCGTGCGGCTGCGCACCCTGCCAGCAGCCGTGGCCCCCGTCGTCTTGGGCTCAGGTGTCGCCGCTGCTCTGGGAACCGCGTCACCGCCGCGCTGCCTGCTGGCTGCGGGCGTGGGCCTGGCCCTCCAGATCGGTTCCAACCTCGCCAACGACTACTCCGACGGCGTGCGCGGCACCGACAACGAGCGGACTGGGCCGCCCCGTCTGACTGCCTCCGGGCAGGTGGACCCGCGCTCGGTGAAGTACGCCGCCCTGGGGTGCTTCGTCCTGGCTGGCGTGCTGGGACTGGTGCTCGTGGCGCTGGCGAGCCAGTGGTGGCTGCTGGGTGTGGGTGCGGCAGCGGTGGCGGCCGCCTGGTTCTACACCGGTGGGTCGCGGCCCTACGGCTACATGGGCCTGGGGGAGGTGTTTGTCTTCGTCTTCTTCGGCCTGGTCGCCACTGCGGGGACCGTCTACGTGCAGGGCGGCAGCGTGCCCGGGTGGGTGTGGCTGGCCGCCTGCGGGATCGGGCTCATCGCCTGCTCCCTGCTCATGGTCAACAACCTGCGCGATATCGCCACCGACCCGCGGCACGGGAAGATGACACTGGCGGTGCGTCTGGGGGAGCGGGGCGCCCGCCGCGCCTTTGTGGCCATGGTGTGCGCATCGGTGGCGCTGGCGGTAGCGGCGGTCCTGTGGGCGCGCGCCGACCTGAGCAGGTCAGGGGAGGCGGACACGTCGGGTGGGTCAGTCTGGGTGCTGCTCGCGGCCGTGACAGTGCTGGCTGTCGTGCTGGGCGCGATGGCTGCCCGGGCACTGCGCCCGGTGGTGGGCGGGGCAAGGGGGCGGGCACTGGTCCCGGCCCTGCGCGACGCCGGGCTGTACGAGCTGGCCTACGGCGTCACTCTAGCCCTGGCTCTTGTCCTGGTGGCGGCCTGA
- a CDS encoding AMP-binding protein produces MHDPSSSLPVRLVTGGTRAQDVMRLRALLAERLVSRGLGETRDTRPQASRLPVLVPVGPQEDPVEAEADMRRRLHAVPAGTDLVLRTSGSSTGTGRLVAVSARSLLASARATHARLGAAGRWLLALPAHHVAGLQVLVRSVLAGTAPLVVDTSTGFRVPALADTLHRALRGRDPVYLSLVPTQLVRALQDEEATRALRQVDALLLGGAAASTALLSRARAAGIPVVTTYGASETAGGCVYDGLPLDGVEVALDAEDRVLLRGPVLASGYVGAEPGGGACDVGQDTRYHDVSLAGGTGQGIARQEGGTPLWRPGSRLPVTLRPGFHLLPTALPGELPAKGGTGTVRVLATPDRGRLEEGRLVVLGRADGLINTGGVKVDPGDVEDALTGIEGVAEACVVGVPDQEWGTVVAAAVVLQPGAALDGAAVRRCARELLEGSHAPKCVEVLDSLPLRGPGKVDRRAVQLLLSRS; encoded by the coding sequence GTGCACGACCCCTCCAGCTCCCTCCCCGTCCGCCTGGTCACCGGGGGTACCAGGGCACAGGACGTCATGAGGCTGCGTGCCCTCCTGGCTGAGCGCCTGGTGTCCCGGGGACTGGGAGAGACCCGGGACACCCGCCCGCAGGCGAGCCGCCTGCCGGTGCTGGTGCCCGTCGGGCCGCAGGAGGACCCGGTGGAGGCTGAGGCCGACATGCGCCGCCGCCTGCACGCGGTCCCGGCTGGGACCGACCTGGTCCTGCGTACCTCCGGCTCCTCCACCGGTACCGGCCGTCTCGTGGCTGTCAGCGCCCGCTCCCTGCTGGCCTCGGCCCGGGCCACGCACGCCCGCCTGGGGGCAGCGGGCAGGTGGCTGCTGGCGCTGCCCGCCCACCACGTAGCGGGCCTGCAGGTCCTGGTCCGCTCCGTGCTAGCCGGGACAGCCCCCCTCGTGGTTGACACCTCCACAGGATTCCGCGTCCCTGCCCTGGCTGACACTCTGCACCGGGCACTGAGGGGGCGCGACCCGGTGTACCTCTCCCTGGTGCCCACCCAACTGGTGCGTGCTCTCCAGGACGAGGAGGCCACCAGGGCACTGCGCCAGGTGGACGCGCTCCTCCTGGGCGGGGCAGCCGCCTCCACCGCGCTCCTGTCCCGGGCGCGGGCGGCGGGCATCCCCGTGGTCACGACCTACGGGGCCAGCGAGACAGCAGGCGGGTGCGTCTACGACGGCCTTCCCTTGGACGGCGTCGAGGTGGCTCTCGACGCCGAGGACCGGGTCCTCCTGCGCGGCCCTGTCCTGGCCAGCGGTTACGTCGGGGCTGAGCCCGGGGGCGGTGCCTGTGACGTCGGGCAGGACACCCGGTACCACGATGTCTCCCTGGCGGGCGGTACCGGGCAGGGTATCGCCCGCCAGGAGGGCGGCACGCCCCTGTGGCGGCCGGGATCCAGGCTGCCGGTGACGTTGCGGCCGGGCTTCCACCTTCTGCCTACTGCGCTGCCCGGCGAGCTGCCCGCTAAGGGCGGGACAGGGACGGTACGGGTCCTGGCGACCCCGGACCGGGGGCGGCTGGAGGAAGGCCGCCTGGTGGTGCTGGGCCGGGCGGACGGTCTCATCAACACCGGCGGTGTCAAGGTGGACCCCGGGGACGTGGAGGACGCCCTGACAGGTATCGAGGGGGTCGCCGAGGCCTGCGTGGTCGGTGTCCCGGACCAGGAGTGGGGCACGGTGGTGGCAGCAGCGGTGGTCCTCCAGCCGGGGGCGGCCCTGGACGGAGCCGCAGTGCGCCGCTGCGCCCGGGAGCTGCTGGAGGGAAGCCACGCTCCCAAGTGTGTCGAGGTCCTTGACTCCCTGCCCCTGCGGGGGCCGGGCAAGGTGGACCGTCGGGCGGTACAGCTGCTCCTGTCCCGTTCCTGA
- a CDS encoding Fic family protein: MTGERHYTKTHPWITFSFRADRLRPETWVLLGEVASKCEHLAGSALPPEVARELSLLSLERGAHGTTSIEGNSLTEKEVRAIIEGADDTPPSRAYQRQEIENLISLFNDIAEECVSGAPPPLSPERLKEQHARLMVGQPQKEDLDPGRFRTHSVVVGRYRGAPSEDCDYLVDRLCEWMNRELDSLGAADHSMRQPQAVVLAVLAHLYMTWIHPFSDGNGRIARLLEFELLLRTGVPVPAAHLLSNHYNRTRDMYYVVLERTSRAKGYPVEEFVHYAVQGLVDGLREQIRTVQSAQLTIMWQSYVHERFHGQHTVARTRMRDLVLALPPDRWTPVGEVAVLTPELAQAYGGKTSKTVTRDVNALVQMGLVDKQAYRGLRPRTELMAAFIPRGPSSRRQGGYLTVGRLGRVAGRGCCCSCLSGRCPVSRCGPPRRHSGRLAVCTTPPAPSPSAWSPGVPGHRTS, encoded by the coding sequence ATGACGGGGGAGAGGCACTACACCAAGACTCATCCATGGATCACCTTCAGTTTTCGAGCGGACAGACTTCGGCCTGAGACGTGGGTGCTGCTGGGTGAGGTGGCGTCGAAGTGTGAGCACCTGGCAGGTTCGGCACTACCCCCAGAAGTTGCTCGGGAGCTGAGTCTCCTGAGCCTGGAGCGCGGTGCCCACGGCACTACCAGTATCGAGGGCAACAGCCTGACCGAGAAGGAGGTACGTGCGATCATTGAAGGTGCTGATGACACGCCGCCGTCGCGAGCCTACCAGCGCCAGGAGATCGAGAACCTGATCTCCCTGTTCAATGACATCGCTGAGGAGTGTGTGAGCGGCGCTCCTCCGCCGCTGAGCCCGGAGCGGCTCAAGGAGCAGCATGCGCGCCTTATGGTCGGTCAGCCGCAGAAGGAGGATCTGGATCCTGGTCGATTCCGTACCCACAGCGTCGTAGTGGGCCGGTACCGTGGGGCGCCGTCGGAGGACTGCGACTACCTGGTGGACAGACTGTGTGAGTGGATGAACCGTGAGCTTGACAGCCTGGGGGCAGCCGACCACTCCATGCGTCAGCCCCAGGCAGTTGTCCTTGCTGTCCTGGCGCACCTGTACATGACATGGATCCACCCTTTCAGCGACGGTAACGGGAGGATTGCCCGTCTTCTGGAGTTTGAGCTGCTGCTGCGTACAGGGGTGCCTGTTCCTGCGGCGCACCTGTTGTCAAACCACTACAACAGGACCCGCGACATGTACTACGTGGTTCTGGAGCGCACCAGCCGTGCTAAAGGCTACCCGGTGGAGGAGTTCGTGCACTACGCCGTCCAGGGGCTTGTTGACGGGCTGCGCGAGCAGATCAGGACGGTTCAGTCAGCCCAGCTGACAATTATGTGGCAGTCCTACGTCCACGAGCGCTTCCACGGGCAGCACACGGTTGCCAGGACGCGGATGCGTGACCTGGTCCTGGCTCTTCCGCCGGACCGGTGGACGCCGGTGGGAGAAGTCGCCGTGCTCACCCCTGAGCTCGCTCAGGCGTACGGGGGTAAGACCTCCAAGACTGTCACCCGGGACGTCAACGCCCTGGTACAGATGGGCCTGGTAGACAAGCAAGCCTATCGGGGCCTGCGCCCGCGCACCGAGCTGATGGCAGCCTTTATCCCCCGCGGGCCGAGTAGTCGGCGGCAGGGAGGGTATCTGACGGTCGGCAGGCTGGGCCGGGTGGCCGGTCGGGGCTGTTGCTGCTCGTGCCTGTCGGGCCGCTGTCCCGTGTCCCGCTGCGGCCCACCTAGACGGCACAGTGGGAGACTTGCCGTGTGCACGACCCCTCCAGCTCCCTCCCCGTCCGCCTGGTCACCGGGGGTACCAGGGCACAGGACGTCATGA
- a CDS encoding polymorphic toxin type 15 domain-containing protein, whose amino-acid sequence MAAPASPLAWHSRVPVEVFFHTGHHASTRVLASEFTRQLDRQLSALSLLSAERLLEGIRTYRTQGRQPTSKATRDSRKNFMKEVVDDLQRTYGFSESLAETRTAEVDRALVVLHESDQVTYGPSHPATTAEGWPSLGHGAVNSSIGGQQPPVAAVLEQAALAVPADRRPRVRLLVRAVLADSPDLAQDLRHGQVHLEPRTSEQVSATSPRGPPWTPAHVASTIAAGHPPWHPAPRGRSPVRTSPGPGSPTSQASPAPPPPSQAPHGRPPPQRGRPRRAPPRPGRASRATRSPARRSWPTSRPEWPRRPARATSPGPRGRHSPGPAPPAPPACARPPSPTRPPPPYEHHQHSSHPRQAPGRPGRAGRATRSPARRSWPTSRPEPPE is encoded by the coding sequence GTGGCTGCCCCTGCCAGCCCGCTGGCCTGGCACTCGCGGGTCCCGGTGGAGGTGTTCTTCCACACCGGCCACCATGCCTCCACCCGGGTCCTGGCCTCCGAGTTCACCCGCCAGCTCGACCGACAGCTGAGCGCCCTGTCCCTGCTGTCGGCGGAGAGGCTGCTGGAGGGCATCCGCACCTACCGCACCCAGGGCCGCCAGCCCACCTCCAAGGCCACCAGGGACTCCCGCAAGAACTTCATGAAGGAGGTCGTGGACGACCTGCAGCGCACCTATGGCTTCTCGGAGTCACTCGCCGAGACCAGGACGGCTGAGGTGGACCGGGCGCTGGTGGTGCTCCACGAGTCCGACCAGGTCACCTACGGCCCCTCCCACCCCGCCACCACCGCCGAGGGCTGGCCCTCCCTGGGCCACGGGGCGGTCAACTCCTCCATCGGGGGCCAGCAGCCTCCCGTGGCCGCGGTCCTGGAGCAGGCCGCCCTGGCCGTCCCGGCCGACCGGAGGCCGCGGGTGCGCCTGCTGGTGCGCGCGGTGCTGGCAGACTCCCCCGACCTGGCCCAGGACCTGCGCCACGGCCAGGTGCACCTGGAACCCAGAACCAGCGAGCAGGTGAGTGCCACCAGCCCCCGGGGGCCGCCCTGGACACCCGCCCACGTCGCCTCCACCATCGCCGCAGGCCACCCACCCTGGCACCCAGCGCCCCGGGGCAGGAGCCCGGTCAGGACCAGCCCGGGGCCGGGCAGCCCCACCAGCCAGGCCAGCCCGGCCCCGCCACCACCCAGCCAGGCCCCGCACGGACGGCCGCCACCACAGCGGGGCCGCCCCAGACGGGCGCCACCCCGGCCGGGCCGGGCCAGCCGGGCCACAAGATCACCCGCGAGGAGGTCCTGGCCGACATCGAGGCCCGAGTGGCCCAGGCGGCCCGCCAGGGCAACCAGCCCCGGGCCGCGCGGGAGGCACTCGCCGGGACCGGCCCCGCCCGCACCGCCAGCCTGCGCGAGGCCTCCTTCCCCCACCCGCCCACCACCGCCGTACGAACACCACCAGCACAGCAGCCACCCCAGGCAGGCCCCAGGCCGTCCCGGGCGGGCAGGCCGGGCCACAAGATCACCCGCGAGGAGGTCCTGGCCGACGTCAAGGCCCGAGCCGCCCGAATAA
- a CDS encoding GAD-like domain-containing protein — protein sequence MRMSKEEWHQGWLHATPEWVDANMDDLVEEGYAPMGVGHPVTQEHVGYFGGVLPASVLHLWRRFGFEGFGQGRWWFTDPFRWAPVVDAWLEGTPVPFPSQRWWCLARNATGDMELWGEVSGPALTVDPVMGWVRPHAGRAARMSDPVMRERLGATTLASPRRRTWTTTTRVCWWPTGPSSTWGCWGLTRSTG from the coding sequence ATGCGGATGAGCAAGGAGGAGTGGCACCAGGGGTGGCTGCACGCCACGCCGGAGTGGGTGGACGCGAACATGGACGACCTGGTGGAGGAGGGGTACGCGCCGATGGGTGTGGGCCACCCTGTGACCCAGGAGCACGTGGGCTACTTCGGTGGGGTGCTTCCGGCCTCGGTGCTGCACCTGTGGCGCCGGTTCGGGTTCGAGGGGTTCGGGCAGGGCCGGTGGTGGTTCACTGATCCCTTCCGGTGGGCGCCGGTGGTCGATGCCTGGCTGGAGGGAACCCCTGTGCCGTTCCCCAGCCAGCGGTGGTGGTGCCTGGCCCGCAACGCTACGGGTGACATGGAGCTGTGGGGGGAGGTCTCCGGTCCCGCCCTGACCGTGGACCCGGTGATGGGGTGGGTGCGCCCCCATGCGGGCAGGGCCGCCAGGATGTCGGACCCGGTGATGCGTGAGCGCCTGGGGGCCACCACCCTGGCCTCCCCGAGGAGGAGGACCTGGACGACGACGACACGGGTGTGCTGGTGGCCGACTGGGCCATCGAGCACCTGGGGGTGCTGGGGGCTGACCAGGTCTACGGGCTGA
- a CDS encoding histidine phosphatase family protein — translation MVRTTIHLMRHGEVYNPEGVLYGRLPGYHLSALGQRMARQVASVLSSSDHDITHVITSPLERAQETGAPTAQAFGLAAGTDPRLIEAGSHLEGMAVSRSRWVLAQPGMWRSYVNPWRPSWGEPYVEIVERMRAAVASALAAARGHEALLVSHQLPVWSLRLFLERRPLAHDPRRRQCSLASVTSLTFEDSTLVGLAYWEPAGDLLRQARDMAPGTSAAQVPRDRV, via the coding sequence ATGGTGCGAACCACGATCCACCTGATGCGCCACGGCGAGGTCTATAACCCCGAGGGCGTCCTCTACGGGCGCCTGCCCGGCTACCACCTCTCCGCCCTCGGTCAGCGGATGGCCCGTCAGGTTGCCAGCGTCCTGTCCTCCTCGGACCACGACATCACCCATGTCATCACCTCGCCCCTGGAGCGTGCCCAGGAGACCGGTGCCCCTACTGCCCAGGCCTTCGGTCTTGCAGCAGGGACCGATCCGCGGCTGATCGAGGCGGGCAGCCACCTTGAGGGCATGGCTGTCAGTCGCAGCCGTTGGGTGCTGGCCCAGCCGGGGATGTGGCGCTCCTACGTCAATCCGTGGCGCCCCTCCTGGGGGGAGCCCTACGTCGAGATCGTGGAGCGCATGCGTGCGGCGGTCGCCTCCGCGCTGGCGGCTGCCCGGGGGCACGAGGCCCTGCTGGTCTCCCACCAGCTGCCCGTGTGGTCCCTGCGGCTCTTCCTGGAGAGGCGTCCCCTGGCCCACGACCCTCGACGGCGGCAGTGCTCCCTGGCCTCGGTGACCTCCCTGACCTTTGAGGACTCGACCCTGGTGGGACTGGCCTACTGGGAGCCTGCGGGTGACCTGCTGCGCCAGGCACGGGACATGGCGCCGGGTACCTCGGCTGCCCAGGTACCTCGGGACCGGGTGTGA